A region of Alphaproteobacteria bacterium DNA encodes the following proteins:
- a CDS encoding glycosyltransferase family 2 protein has product MTQKSLQKTTLSALVVAHNEEMHLDACLDQLKFADQIVVVLDKCTDGSEKIAKKYTQNIVKGSWDIEGERRNKGLSACPTDWILEVDADERISSALANEIRETINTTGFDYHGVPVDNYIGDHLVRKGWGAYFGKSQGFCLFKANSKVWGNQRVHPKITFTGTKGNPLQSPIVHHVDEDISDLLNRLNRYTSARALDIRELGIQESFGANIRRLFSRFYKCYVARKGYREGKYGFLIALCAGLYPLLSYLKATLEEKS; this is encoded by the coding sequence CTCCAAAAGACCACTCTTTCAGCCCTTGTCGTGGCCCATAATGAAGAGATGCATTTGGACGCATGTTTAGACCAACTAAAATTTGCCGATCAAATCGTCGTCGTTCTCGATAAATGCACCGACGGCTCGGAAAAAATAGCCAAAAAATATACCCAGAACATTGTGAAAGGCTCTTGGGACATTGAAGGCGAGAGACGAAATAAAGGCCTGAGCGCTTGTCCTACCGATTGGATCCTAGAAGTTGATGCGGACGAACGCATTTCAAGTGCCCTTGCCAACGAAATTAGAGAAACCATAAATACCACAGGCTTTGACTATCATGGCGTCCCCGTTGATAATTATATTGGGGATCATTTAGTGCGAAAAGGATGGGGTGCCTATTTTGGAAAGTCGCAAGGATTTTGCTTATTTAAGGCAAATTCTAAAGTTTGGGGCAATCAACGCGTCCACCCAAAGATTACGTTTACGGGAACAAAAGGGAATCCTCTCCAAAGTCCCATCGTCCATCATGTTGACGAAGATATTTCAGACTTATTAAATCGTCTTAATCGCTATACCTCAGCCCGTGCCCTTGATATAAGGGAACTGGGTATACAGGAAAGCTTTGGAGCAAACATAAGACGATTGTTCTCGAGATTTTATAAGTGCTATGTGGCTCGTAAAGGCTATCGGGAAGGAAAATACGGATTTTTAATTGCCCTCTGTGCAGGGCTCTATCCTCTTCTTTCCTATCTGAAGGCAACTTTGGAGGAAAAGTCGTAA